A window of Streptomyces caniferus contains these coding sequences:
- a CDS encoding BACON domain-containing protein, whose product MSSRPEHPTHSTGAHRSRGDGRRRSRPQPSERPGPDAARPPEKRPDGYEPYLDGLFTYCLSVLCEHDAATAVLGEMLALAERHHSRRPADRAQYRSWLYALARWACLRRLTERTGPAAPGPSAGATAAAEAERRQRELAALAWPEAAGTTPEQREALELAVRHQLSADEVAAVLGADPIATRALLATASCEVERTRAALAVVESGRCREVAQLAGDTQMLLGAALSRELVRHVDDCAECRRTAERATAPGTWPGTAPVARGSLPLVAAPREAVLGALAAARRAKSGRAEGVAGAGRGGRNGGANGSPRYDRSGFPVGPPTDRVARRRRLRGRALTTTVVATVVAAPVLALWAAYHGGPATDEAADASPSVTASDTEPGGRLGGRPYENAGNARTTPDPGFRAGAGGPDVSVEVISADGTPQRPGGPGGRAESGPGRLTVAAQPSGRTTVITLSASGGAPVRWRASAGAAWLQLSHTAGTLRPGETTTITVDIDHDREPAGRWRARIAIEPGGTAVTMEGHGVTGPAPGPQRPTPAHPTPRPSHPTPTPTPTPTSPAPSSTPATPTPKPTGPEPSSTPSNTTRPAR is encoded by the coding sequence ATGAGCAGCAGGCCCGAGCACCCCACGCACTCCACCGGCGCACACCGGTCGCGCGGCGACGGCCGGCGCCGGAGCCGGCCGCAGCCGTCCGAGCGGCCCGGCCCGGATGCCGCGCGCCCCCCGGAGAAGCGCCCCGACGGCTACGAGCCTTATCTGGACGGGCTGTTCACCTACTGCCTGTCGGTGCTGTGCGAGCACGACGCGGCGACCGCGGTGCTCGGCGAGATGCTCGCGCTCGCCGAGCGGCACCACAGCAGGCGGCCCGCCGACCGGGCGCAGTACCGCTCCTGGCTCTACGCCCTGGCCCGCTGGGCCTGCCTGCGCCGGCTCACCGAGCGGACCGGCCCGGCCGCCCCGGGCCCGTCCGCCGGCGCCACGGCCGCCGCCGAGGCCGAGCGCCGGCAGCGTGAACTCGCCGCGCTGGCCTGGCCGGAGGCCGCGGGCACCACTCCCGAGCAGCGCGAGGCGCTGGAGCTCGCGGTGCGGCATCAGCTCTCGGCCGACGAGGTCGCCGCGGTGCTCGGCGCCGACCCGATCGCCACCCGCGCCCTGCTGGCCACGGCGTCCTGCGAGGTGGAGCGGACCCGGGCGGCGCTGGCCGTCGTCGAGTCCGGCCGCTGCCGCGAGGTCGCCCAGCTGGCGGGGGACACCCAGATGCTGCTGGGCGCGGCGCTGAGCCGGGAGCTGGTGCGCCATGTCGACGACTGCGCGGAGTGCCGGCGGACCGCCGAGCGGGCCACCGCCCCGGGGACCTGGCCGGGCACCGCGCCGGTGGCCCGGGGCTCGCTGCCGCTGGTCGCCGCGCCCCGTGAGGCCGTGCTCGGTGCGCTGGCGGCGGCCCGGCGCGCGAAGTCGGGCCGGGCGGAAGGGGTGGCCGGTGCGGGACGCGGCGGCCGGAACGGTGGGGCAAACGGTTCTCCTCGCTATGACCGCAGCGGTTTTCCCGTCGGCCCCCCTACGGACCGGGTGGCCCGACGGCGCAGGCTGCGCGGCCGGGCGCTGACCACCACGGTGGTCGCCACGGTGGTCGCGGCGCCGGTGCTGGCCCTGTGGGCGGCGTACCACGGCGGCCCGGCCACGGACGAGGCGGCGGACGCCTCGCCGTCGGTGACGGCCAGCGACACGGAGCCCGGGGGGCGGCTGGGCGGCCGGCCGTACGAGAACGCGGGCAATGCCAGGACGACGCCCGATCCCGGTTTCCGGGCCGGTGCGGGCGGGCCCGATGTGTCCGTCGAGGTGATCAGCGCGGACGGCACCCCGCAGCGGCCGGGCGGGCCGGGCGGCCGCGCGGAGTCGGGCCCCGGGCGGCTGACGGTCGCCGCGCAGCCCAGCGGCCGGACCACGGTGATCACGCTCAGTGCCTCGGGCGGCGCGCCGGTGCGCTGGCGCGCCTCGGCGGGCGCGGCCTGGCTGCAGCTCAGTCATACGGCGGGCACGCTGCGGCCGGGCGAGACCACGACGATCACGGTCGACATCGACCACGACCGGGAGCCGGCGGGCCGCTGGCGGGCCCGGATCGCCATCGAGCCCGGCGGCACCGCCGTCACGATGGAGGGGCATGGCGTGACCGGGCCCGCCCCCGGCCCGCAGCGTCCGACGCCCGCGCATCCGACGCCGCGCCCCTCGCACCCGACGCCGACACCCACGCCGACCCCGACGTCCCCGGCGCCCAGCTCCACGCCGGCGACGCCGACCCCGAAGCCGACCGGACCCGAACCGTCCTCGACGCCGTCGAACACGACGCGTCCCGCCCGCTGA
- a CDS encoding Ppx/GppA phosphatase family protein has protein sequence MRLGVLDVGSNTVHLLVVDAHPGARPLPAYSHKAELRLAELLDEAGAISDAGVERLVATVHEALQVAEDKGVESVLPFATSAVREATNGEDVLRRVAAETEVELQVLSGEDEARLTFLAARRWLGWSAGRLLVLDIGGGSLEIAYGLDEDPDVAVSLPLGAGRLTAGDLPGDPPEADDVRTLRRRVRAEIAKVVSEFSRYGTPDRVVGTSKTFRQLARIAGAARSAEGLYVQRELTRMKLEEWVPRLAGMTAEERGTLPGVSEGRSRQLLAGALVAEAAMDLFGVETLEICPWALREGVILRRLDHLP, from the coding sequence ATGAGACTCGGTGTCCTCGATGTGGGTTCGAATACGGTCCATCTCCTGGTGGTGGACGCACACCCGGGCGCGCGCCCGCTGCCCGCCTATTCGCACAAGGCGGAGCTGCGGCTCGCCGAACTCCTCGACGAGGCGGGCGCGATAAGCGACGCGGGGGTGGAGCGGCTGGTGGCCACCGTCCACGAGGCGCTCCAGGTGGCCGAGGACAAGGGCGTCGAGAGCGTGCTGCCGTTCGCCACCTCGGCGGTCCGCGAGGCCACCAACGGCGAGGACGTGCTGCGCCGGGTCGCCGCGGAGACCGAGGTCGAGCTCCAGGTGCTCTCCGGCGAGGACGAGGCGCGGCTCACCTTCCTCGCCGCCCGCCGGTGGCTGGGCTGGTCGGCCGGCCGGCTGCTGGTGCTGGACATCGGCGGCGGCTCGCTGGAGATCGCCTACGGCCTGGACGAGGACCCGGACGTGGCGGTGTCGCTGCCGCTGGGCGCCGGCCGGCTGACCGCGGGCGACCTGCCCGGCGATCCCCCGGAGGCCGATGACGTCCGGACGCTGCGCCGCCGGGTGCGGGCCGAGATCGCCAAGGTGGTCAGCGAATTCAGCCGCTACGGCACCCCCGACCGGGTCGTCGGCACGTCCAAGACCTTCCGGCAGCTGGCCCGGATCGCGGGCGCCGCGCGCTCGGCGGAGGGGCTCTACGTCCAGCGGGAGCTGACCCGCATGAAGCTGGAGGAGTGGGTGCCGCGGCTGGCCGGGATGACCGCGGAGGAGCGGGGCACGCTGCCCGGCGTGTCCGAGGGCCGCTCGCGGCAGCTGCTCGCCGGGGCGCTGGTCGCCGAGGCGGCGATGGACCTGTTCGGGGTCGAGACGCTGGAGATCTGCCCCTGGGCGCTGCGCGAGGGCGTCATCCTGCGGCGGCTGGACCACCTGCCGTAG
- a CDS encoding helix-turn-helix transcriptional regulator, translated as MTTSTARVLALLEILQGSGLHTVPDLAVRLGVDERTVRRYVGHLLELGVPVDSVRGRHGGYRLAPGYRMPPLMLTDEEALAVLLGLLTGRRAGLVTTSAAANESATAKLRRVLPKALGRRLDALLETADFTARPRPTTTPAPEAHVLLELAEAARHQRPVTLNYTDRKGRSTDRTVLPYGLVAHSGRWYLTAAAPAAPADTAGPSGPTAPATSAASAGEEIRTFRLDRITSLTVQPGSFTVPPDFDPVITLLDGLAQTPWTHEVSLRIHADAQHIRRHLPAGIASLTVIPDGGADWDAGAPDAAQRADTGRQPRPDGSNGPATADDHTAGDDHTTEWVHVRMRAERLDWIPPVLAALDRPFVIERPTALRDLVRALARRLDEHATADAPAHPPM; from the coding sequence GTGACCACTTCGACCGCCCGCGTGCTCGCGCTGCTGGAAATCCTCCAGGGCAGCGGCCTCCACACCGTCCCCGACCTGGCCGTACGCCTCGGTGTCGACGAACGCACCGTCCGTCGCTACGTCGGCCACCTGCTGGAGCTCGGTGTACCCGTCGACTCGGTGCGCGGCCGCCACGGCGGCTACCGGCTCGCCCCCGGCTACCGGATGCCGCCGCTGATGCTCACCGACGAAGAGGCCCTGGCCGTCCTGCTCGGCCTGCTGACCGGCCGGAGAGCCGGGCTGGTCACCACGTCGGCCGCGGCGAACGAGAGTGCCACGGCGAAACTGCGCCGCGTACTGCCCAAAGCCCTGGGGCGACGGCTGGACGCACTCCTGGAAACCGCCGACTTCACCGCGCGCCCCCGCCCCACCACCACCCCCGCCCCGGAAGCCCACGTACTGCTCGAACTCGCCGAGGCCGCACGCCACCAGCGGCCGGTGACCCTCAACTACACCGACCGCAAGGGCCGTAGCACCGACCGCACCGTCCTGCCCTACGGCCTCGTGGCACATTCCGGACGCTGGTATTTGACCGCCGCCGCGCCCGCCGCGCCTGCCGACACCGCCGGGCCCTCGGGGCCCACCGCGCCCGCCACCTCCGCCGCCTCCGCCGGTGAGGAGATACGCACCTTCCGCCTGGACCGGATCACCTCCCTGACCGTGCAGCCCGGCTCCTTCACCGTCCCGCCGGACTTCGACCCGGTCATCACGCTCCTGGACGGCCTCGCCCAGACCCCCTGGACCCACGAGGTGTCCCTGCGCATCCACGCCGACGCCCAGCACATCCGCCGACATCTCCCGGCCGGCATCGCGAGCCTGACCGTGATCCCGGACGGGGGCGCGGACTGGGACGCGGGCGCACCTGATGCCGCCCAGCGGGCCGACACCGGCCGGCAGCCCCGCCCCGACGGCTCGAACGGGCCCGCGACAGCCGACGACCACACCGCCGGAGACGACCACACCACCGAATGGGTCCACGTCCGGATGCGCGCCGAACGGCTGGACTGGATTCCCCCCGTACTCGCCGCTCTGGACCGCCCCTTCGTCATCGAACGCCCCACCGCCCTGCGCGATCTCGTACGCGCCCTGGCCCGCCGCCTCGACGAACACGCCACAGCCGACGCCCCCGCCCACCCGCCCATGTGA
- a CDS encoding TetR/AcrR family transcriptional regulator, giving the protein MSGSGHGPDDASPAPGTPPAPARRRGRPARAAAEAGPGARERILAAARTQFAERGYDKTSVRGIAKAAGVDAALVHHYFGTKEQVFAAAIELTFAPALTMPDALAGGGADVGERMARFMFGVWENPVSRPALLAIMRSALTNDTAAAVLRGLIERRMLQRVAGELDVPDPEFRAQLAAGHLIGIAMLRYVIKMDPVASADTEEIIAMVAPTLQRYLTQP; this is encoded by the coding sequence GTGAGCGGCAGCGGGCACGGGCCGGACGACGCCTCCCCCGCGCCCGGTACGCCGCCCGCACCGGCCCGCCGCAGGGGCCGCCCGGCCCGCGCCGCCGCCGAGGCCGGTCCCGGCGCCCGTGAGCGGATCCTGGCCGCGGCCCGTACGCAGTTCGCCGAGCGCGGCTACGACAAGACCTCGGTGCGAGGCATCGCCAAGGCGGCCGGGGTGGACGCGGCGCTGGTGCACCACTACTTCGGCACCAAGGAGCAGGTCTTCGCGGCCGCCATCGAGCTGACCTTCGCCCCCGCGCTGACCATGCCCGACGCCCTCGCGGGCGGCGGCGCGGACGTCGGGGAGCGGATGGCCCGCTTCATGTTCGGCGTCTGGGAGAACCCGGTCAGCCGGCCGGCCCTGCTGGCGATCATGCGCTCGGCGCTGACCAACGACACCGCGGCGGCGGTGCTGCGCGGGCTCATCGAGCGCCGGATGCTGCAGCGGGTGGCGGGCGAACTCGACGTTCCCGACCCGGAGTTCCGGGCGCAGCTGGCCGCCGGGCACCTCATCGGGATCGCCATGCTGCGCTATGTGATCAAGATGGACCCGGTCGCCTCGGCGGACACGGAGGAGATCATCGCGATGGTCGCACCGACCCTCCAGCGGTATCTGACGCAGCCCTGA
- the ilvD gene encoding dihydroxy-acid dehydratase, with protein MPELRSRTVTHGRNMAGARALMQASGVAREDFGKPIIAVANSFTEFVPGHTHLQPVGRIVSEAIHAAGGIAREFNTIAVDDGIAMGHGGMLYSLPSRDLIADSVEYMVEAHCADALICISNCDKITPGMLMAAMRLNIPTVFVSGGPMESGKATLVDGTVRTLDLVDAISDAVNDKISDEDILRIEENACPTCGSCSGMFTANSMNCLTEAIGLSLPGNGSVLATHTARKALYENAGRTVVEITKRHYDEDDHTVLPRNIGTRAAFENAMALDIAMGGSTNTILHLLAAAQEAGLDFDLDDINAVSRRVPCLAKVAPNVAPGGTYYMEDVHRAGGIPALLGELWRAGLLNEDVHTVHSASIEEWLKTWDVRGGSPSDEAVELWHAAPGCKRSATAFSQSERWDGLDVDAEGGCIRDLAHAYSVDGGLAVLKGNLAEDGCVVKTAGVDESIWNFEGPAVVCESQEEAVDKILKKQIKEGDVVVIRYEGPKGGPGMQEMLYPTSFLKGRGLGKACALVTDGRFSGGTSGLSIGHASPEAAAGGTIALVEDGDRIKIDIPNRTIELLVGDVELESRRLALEGVYAPKNRERKVSQALRAYAAMATSADKGAVRDVSKLG; from the coding sequence GTGCCCGAGCTGAGGTCCCGCACCGTTACCCATGGCCGCAACATGGCCGGCGCCCGAGCCCTTATGCAGGCCTCCGGCGTAGCGCGGGAGGACTTCGGCAAGCCGATCATCGCCGTCGCCAACAGCTTCACAGAGTTCGTGCCCGGCCACACCCACCTCCAGCCGGTCGGCCGGATCGTCTCCGAGGCGATCCACGCGGCCGGCGGCATCGCCCGCGAGTTCAACACCATCGCGGTCGACGACGGCATCGCCATGGGCCACGGCGGCATGCTCTACAGCCTGCCCTCCCGCGACCTGATCGCCGACTCCGTCGAGTACATGGTCGAGGCGCACTGTGCCGACGCGCTGATCTGCATCTCCAACTGCGACAAGATCACCCCGGGCATGCTGATGGCCGCGATGCGCCTCAACATCCCGACGGTCTTCGTCTCCGGCGGCCCGATGGAGTCCGGCAAGGCGACCCTCGTCGACGGCACCGTCCGCACCCTCGACCTGGTCGACGCGATCTCGGACGCCGTCAACGACAAGATCTCCGACGAGGACATCCTCCGCATCGAGGAGAACGCCTGTCCGACCTGCGGCTCCTGTTCCGGCATGTTCACCGCCAACTCCATGAACTGCCTGACCGAGGCGATCGGCCTGTCGCTGCCCGGCAACGGCTCCGTGCTGGCCACCCACACCGCCCGCAAGGCGCTGTACGAGAACGCCGGCCGCACGGTCGTCGAGATCACCAAGCGGCACTACGACGAGGACGACCACACCGTCCTGCCGCGCAACATCGGCACCCGCGCCGCCTTCGAGAACGCCATGGCCCTCGACATCGCCATGGGCGGCTCGACGAACACGATCCTGCACCTCCTCGCCGCCGCCCAGGAAGCCGGTCTCGACTTCGACCTGGACGACATCAACGCGGTCTCGCGCCGGGTGCCCTGCCTGGCGAAGGTCGCCCCGAACGTCGCGCCGGGCGGCACGTACTACATGGAGGACGTGCACCGCGCCGGCGGCATCCCCGCCCTCCTCGGCGAGCTGTGGCGCGCCGGACTCCTCAACGAGGACGTGCACACCGTGCACAGCGCCTCCATCGAGGAATGGCTCAAGACCTGGGACGTGCGCGGCGGTTCACCCTCCGACGAGGCCGTCGAGCTGTGGCACGCGGCCCCCGGCTGCAAGCGCTCGGCCACCGCCTTCTCCCAGTCCGAGCGCTGGGACGGCCTCGACGTCGACGCCGAGGGCGGCTGCATCCGCGACCTGGCGCACGCCTACTCCGTCGACGGCGGCCTCGCGGTCCTCAAGGGCAACCTCGCCGAGGACGGCTGCGTCGTGAAGACCGCCGGCGTCGACGAGTCGATCTGGAACTTCGAGGGCCCGGCCGTGGTCTGCGAGTCGCAGGAAGAGGCCGTCGACAAGATCCTCAAGAAGCAGATCAAGGAGGGCGACGTCGTCGTCATCCGCTACGAGGGCCCCAAGGGCGGCCCCGGCATGCAGGAGATGCTCTACCCGACGTCCTTCCTCAAGGGCCGTGGCCTGGGCAAGGCCTGCGCACTGGTCACCGACGGCCGTTTCTCCGGCGGAACCTCCGGCCTGTCCATCGGCCACGCCTCGCCCGAGGCGGCGGCCGGCGGCACCATCGCCCTCGTCGAGGACGGCGACCGCATCAAGATCGACATCCCGAACCGCACCATCGAACTCCTCGTCGGCGACGTGGAGCTGGAGTCCCGCCGGCTGGCCCTGGAAGGCGTCTACGCCCCGAAGAACCGCGAGCGCAAGGTCTCCCAGGCCCTGCGCGCCTACGCGGCCATGGCCACCAGCGCCGACAAGGGCGCGGTGCGCGACGTGAGCAAGCTGGGCTGA
- the radA gene encoding DNA repair protein RadA, whose translation MATRKSSGKERPSYRCTECGWTTAKWLGRCPECQAWGTVEEFGGAPAVRTTAPGRVTTAAVPIGQIDGRQATARSTGVPELDRVLGGGLVPGAVVLLAGEPGVGKSTLLLDVAAKAASDAHRTLYVTGEESASQVRLRADRIGALDDHLYLAAETDLSAVLGHLDTVKPSLLVLDSVQTVASPEIEGAPGGMAQVREVAGALIRASKERGMSTLLVGHVTKDGAIAGPRLLEHLVDVVLHFEGDRHARLRLVRGVKNRYGTTDEVGCFELHDEGITGLADPSGLFLTRRAEPVPGTCLTVTLEGRRPLVAEVQALTVDSQIPSPRRTTSGLETSRVSMMLAVLEQRGRISALGKRDIYSATVGGVKLTEPAADLAVALALASAASDTPLPKNLVAIGEVGLAGEVRRVTGVQRRLSEAARLGFTHALVPSDPGKIPDGMRVLEVADVGAALSVLPKRVRREAPQEEGARR comes from the coding sequence ATGGCAACGCGTAAATCCTCGGGCAAGGAGCGCCCCTCCTACCGCTGTACGGAATGCGGCTGGACCACCGCGAAGTGGCTCGGCCGCTGCCCCGAATGCCAGGCATGGGGCACGGTCGAGGAGTTCGGCGGCGCCCCCGCGGTCCGCACCACCGCACCCGGCCGGGTCACCACCGCGGCCGTGCCCATCGGCCAGATCGACGGCCGGCAGGCCACCGCCCGCTCGACGGGCGTACCCGAACTCGACCGCGTCCTGGGCGGCGGACTGGTCCCCGGCGCGGTCGTCCTGCTGGCCGGCGAACCCGGCGTCGGCAAGTCCACCCTGCTGCTGGACGTCGCCGCCAAGGCCGCCTCCGACGCGCACCGCACCCTCTACGTCACCGGCGAGGAGTCCGCCAGCCAGGTACGGCTGCGCGCCGACCGCATCGGCGCCCTCGACGACCATCTGTATCTGGCGGCCGAAACCGACCTCTCCGCCGTCCTCGGCCACCTGGACACGGTCAAGCCCTCCCTCCTCGTCCTCGACTCCGTGCAGACCGTCGCCTCACCCGAGATCGAAGGCGCCCCCGGCGGCATGGCCCAGGTCCGCGAGGTGGCCGGCGCACTGATCCGGGCATCCAAGGAACGCGGCATGTCCACCCTCCTGGTCGGCCACGTCACCAAGGACGGCGCCATCGCCGGACCGCGCCTCCTGGAACATCTCGTCGACGTCGTCCTGCACTTCGAAGGCGACCGGCACGCCCGCCTGCGCCTCGTCCGCGGCGTCAAGAACCGCTACGGCACCACCGACGAGGTCGGCTGCTTCGAGCTCCACGACGAAGGCATCACCGGCCTCGCCGACCCCTCGGGCCTCTTCCTGACCCGCCGCGCCGAGCCCGTGCCCGGCACCTGCCTGACCGTGACCCTGGAGGGCCGCCGCCCGCTGGTCGCCGAGGTCCAGGCACTGACCGTCGACTCCCAGATCCCCTCCCCCCGGCGCACCACCTCCGGCCTGGAGACCTCCCGGGTCTCGATGATGCTCGCCGTACTGGAACAGCGCGGCCGCATCAGCGCCCTGGGCAAACGCGACATCTACAGCGCGACGGTCGGCGGGGTGAAGCTCACCGAACCCGCCGCCGACCTCGCCGTGGCCCTCGCCCTCGCCAGCGCCGCCAGCGACACCCCCCTCCCCAAGAACCTCGTCGCCATCGGCGAAGTGGGCCTCGCGGGGGAGGTCAGACGGGTCACCGGCGTCCAGCGCCGACTGTCCGAAGCGGCCCGCCTCGGCTTCACCCACGCCCTGGTCCCCTCCGACCCCGGCAAGATCCCCGACGGAATGCGGGTACTGGAGGTCGCCGACGTCGGAGCGGCCCTCAGCGTCCTGCCCAAGCGAGTGCGCCGGGAGGCCCCACAGGAAGAGGGCGCACGCCGGTAG
- a CDS encoding sugar phosphate isomerase/epimerase family protein, whose amino-acid sequence MTEPVVRIPDAKVALSTASVYPESTATAFEIAARLGYDGVEVMVWTDPVSQDIEALRRLSDYHGVPVLAVHAPCLLITQRVWSTDPWVKLQRARTAAEKLGASTVVVHPPFRWQRSYAREFVRGVWRMAGETDVKFAVENMYPWRYRDREMLAYAPDWDPTNDDYRHFTVDLSHTATARNDALAMVERMGDRLGHVHLADGNGSAKDEHLVPGRGSQPCAEVLERLARTGFEGHVVVEVNTRRAMSPAEREADLAEALAFTRLHLASPTWVPGS is encoded by the coding sequence GTGACAGAGCCAGTGGTGCGCATCCCGGATGCGAAGGTCGCGCTGTCCACGGCCTCGGTGTATCCGGAGTCGACGGCGACGGCCTTCGAGATCGCCGCGCGCCTCGGCTACGACGGCGTCGAGGTCATGGTGTGGACCGATCCGGTCAGCCAGGACATCGAGGCGCTGCGCCGGCTCTCGGACTACCACGGTGTGCCGGTGCTGGCCGTCCACGCACCGTGTCTGCTGATCACCCAGCGGGTCTGGTCCACCGATCCGTGGGTCAAGCTCCAGCGCGCCCGCACCGCCGCGGAGAAGCTGGGCGCCTCGACGGTGGTCGTGCACCCGCCGTTCCGCTGGCAGCGCAGCTACGCCCGGGAGTTCGTCCGCGGGGTGTGGCGGATGGCGGGCGAGACGGACGTGAAGTTCGCCGTCGAGAACATGTACCCGTGGCGCTACCGGGACCGCGAGATGCTCGCCTACGCCCCGGACTGGGACCCCACCAACGACGACTACCGGCACTTCACCGTCGACCTCTCGCACACCGCCACCGCCCGTAACGACGCGCTGGCGATGGTGGAGCGGATGGGCGACCGTCTGGGGCACGTCCACCTCGCCGACGGCAACGGCTCCGCCAAGGACGAGCATCTGGTGCCGGGGCGCGGCAGCCAGCCCTGCGCCGAGGTGCTGGAGCGGCTGGCGCGCACCGGCTTCGAGGGCCATGTGGTCGTCGAGGTCAACACCCGGCGGGCGATGTCCCCGGCGGAGCGCGAGGCCGACCTCGCCGAGGCGCTCGCCTTCACCCGGCTGCATCTCGCCTCGCCGACCTGGGTCCCGGGCTCGTGA
- the disA gene encoding DNA integrity scanning diadenylate cyclase DisA encodes MAANDRASTPGRSGGSSGTESLMRASLSAVAPGTALRDGLERILRGNTGGLIVLGFDKTVETMCTGGFVLDVEFTATRLRELCKLDGALVLDKDITKILRAGVQLVPDASIPTEETGTRHRTAQRVSIQAGFPVVSVSQSMRLIALYVDGERRVLEESAAILSRANQALATLERYKLRLDEVAGTLSALEIEDLVTVRDVTAVAQRLEMVRRIATEIAEYVVELGTDGRLLTLQLEELIAGVEPERELVVRDYVPEPTAKRSRTVVEALAELDALSHTELLELPTVARALGYSGAPETLDSAVSPRGFRLLAKVPRLPGTVIDRLVDHFGGLQKLLAASVDDLQAVDGVGETRARSVREGLSRLAESSILERYV; translated from the coding sequence GTGGCAGCCAACGACCGGGCATCGACTCCCGGCAGGTCCGGCGGCAGTTCCGGTACCGAGAGCCTGATGCGCGCCTCGCTGAGCGCCGTCGCGCCCGGTACGGCCCTGCGCGACGGCCTGGAGCGCATCCTCCGCGGCAACACCGGCGGGCTGATCGTGCTGGGTTTCGACAAGACCGTCGAAACCATGTGTACCGGCGGATTCGTCCTCGACGTGGAGTTCACCGCGACCCGCCTGCGCGAGCTGTGCAAGCTCGACGGCGCGCTGGTCCTCGACAAGGACATCACCAAGATCCTGCGGGCCGGCGTCCAGCTGGTCCCGGACGCCTCCATCCCCACCGAGGAGACCGGCACCCGCCACCGCACCGCCCAGCGCGTCTCGATCCAGGCCGGCTTCCCGGTCGTCTCGGTCAGCCAGTCGATGCGCCTGATCGCCCTCTACGTGGACGGCGAACGCCGCGTCCTGGAGGAGTCCGCCGCGATCCTCTCCCGCGCCAACCAGGCGCTGGCGACCCTGGAGCGCTACAAGCTCCGCCTCGACGAGGTCGCCGGCACCCTCTCCGCCCTGGAGATCGAGGACTTGGTGACGGTCCGCGACGTCACCGCGGTCGCCCAGCGCCTGGAGATGGTCCGCCGGATCGCCACGGAGATCGCCGAGTACGTCGTCGAACTCGGCACGGACGGCCGGCTGCTCACCCTCCAGCTGGAGGAACTGATCGCCGGCGTGGAACCCGAACGCGAGCTGGTCGTCCGCGACTACGTCCCCGAACCGACCGCCAAGCGCTCCCGTACGGTCGTCGAGGCGCTCGCCGAACTGGACGCACTCAGCCACACCGAACTCCTCGAACTCCCCACCGTGGCCCGCGCCTTGGGCTACAGCGGCGCCCCCGAGACCCTGGACTCCGCGGTCTCCCCGCGCGGCTTCCGCCTGCTGGCGAAGGTCCCCCGGCTGCCCGGCACGGTCATCGACCGCCTCGTCGACCACTTCGGCGGCCTGCAGAAGCTGCTCGCCGCCAGCGTCGACGACCTCCAAGCGGTCGACGGCGTCGGCGAAACCCGTGCCCGCTCGGTCCGCGAGGGCCTCTCACGGCTGGCGGAGTCGTCGATCCTGGAGCGGTACGTCTAG
- a CDS encoding VOC family protein yields the protein MNLVSLRVITDDVARLVAFYEQVTAVAATWATPDFAELVTPSCTLAVASSRTVALFGADSARPAANRTVIIEFRVADVDAEYERLTPLGCEFVQQPTTMPWGNRSLLFRDPDGNLINFFTPVTPDAVRRQDR from the coding sequence ATGAACCTCGTTTCGCTCCGTGTGATCACCGACGACGTCGCTCGCCTCGTCGCGTTCTACGAACAGGTCACCGCTGTTGCGGCGACGTGGGCGACGCCCGACTTCGCCGAACTCGTGACGCCGTCGTGCACGCTGGCGGTCGCGAGCAGCCGGACCGTGGCGCTGTTCGGCGCCGACTCCGCCCGGCCGGCCGCCAATCGCACGGTGATCATCGAATTCCGGGTCGCCGACGTCGATGCGGAGTACGAGCGTCTGACGCCCCTCGGCTGCGAGTTCGTCCAGCAGCCGACGACGATGCCGTGGGGCAACCGCTCCCTGCTCTTCCGGGACCCCGACGGGAACCTGATCAACTTCTTCACGCCCGTCACGCCGGACGCCGTGCGGCGGCAGGACCGCTAG